A genomic segment from Chloroflexota bacterium encodes:
- a CDS encoding SH3 domain-containing protein: protein MRISQLKFGLWIFIFLGGMVILPRSVARANEIIQPPDAGEAQQPTVAIATVTGTPSGPIAIVYADPEEQINVRSGPGTDYPRVGVLLNRQEVPALGRTPAGDWVEILYPGVDAGVAWVYAPLVRIIGDELPIVEPPPTPTPRVTPTIDPTLAAQFVVQVPATRMPTLTPPPPLVVPTFPPGNTTTGTGGVPIGFVIIGAAIFGVLGLGLSFLRRN from the coding sequence ATGCGAATCAGTCAATTAAAATTTGGCTTATGGATATTCATTTTTCTGGGTGGTATGGTGATTCTGCCCCGGTCGGTGGCGCGCGCCAATGAGATTATTCAACCCCCCGATGCTGGAGAAGCCCAGCAGCCAACCGTGGCAATTGCTACAGTAACCGGCACGCCCAGCGGCCCGATTGCGATTGTGTATGCAGACCCTGAAGAACAAATTAACGTGCGTTCCGGGCCTGGCACCGACTATCCCCGTGTGGGGGTGTTGCTCAATCGGCAAGAAGTTCCGGCTCTGGGGCGCACCCCCGCGGGCGATTGGGTTGAAATTTTGTACCCAGGTGTGGATGCTGGAGTGGCCTGGGTGTATGCCCCGTTAGTGCGTATTATTGGTGATGAGTTGCCTATTGTGGAGCCGCCCCCCACGCCCACGCCGCGCGTCACCCCAACGATTGACCCAACCCTGGCAGCGCAATTTGTGGTTCAGGTTCCAGCCACGCGTATGCCTACGTTGACCCCTCCACCTCCGTTGGTGGTGCCTACATTCCCACCGGGAAATACAACCACCGGAACAGGTGGGGTGCCGATTGGATTTGTGATTATTGGCGCGGCCATATTTGGCGTTTTGGGTTTGGGTTTGTCGTTCTTACGCAGGAATTAA
- a CDS encoding zinc ribbon domain-containing protein → MKKKIYHGDIQPAIFAKALIAEFNRGNLEAQQTHRPDGVYIQIGTRSYRQSGGQTGISVAIQKVADGVSVALGDHSVLGVAASLGSTAISALRNPFNLISRLDDVAQDIESLQLDDHIWDLIERVAAAEGASTELSERLRRLVCEFCETANLIGESSCIACGAPLGNVQPGTCQHCGFIVRRNEHTCPHCKKPL, encoded by the coding sequence ATGAAGAAAAAAATCTACCACGGAGATATCCAACCCGCCATTTTCGCGAAAGCGTTGATTGCCGAATTCAATCGAGGGAATTTAGAAGCCCAACAGACCCACCGGCCGGATGGTGTTTATATCCAGATTGGGACACGCTCATATCGACAATCCGGGGGGCAAACCGGGATCAGCGTGGCGATTCAGAAGGTAGCAGATGGGGTGTCTGTGGCGCTGGGCGATCACTCGGTGTTGGGGGTGGCAGCCAGCCTGGGGAGTACAGCAATTTCGGCATTGCGCAATCCTTTCAATTTGATCAGCCGCCTGGACGATGTGGCTCAGGATATTGAAAGCCTGCAACTAGATGATCATATTTGGGATTTGATTGAACGCGTGGCGGCAGCCGAAGGTGCATCCACCGAACTCTCGGAGCGGCTGCGCAGGCTGGTTTGTGAGTTCTGCGAGACGGCCAATCTGATAGGGGAGAGTAGCTGCATCGCCTGTGGAGCACCGCTGGGAAATGTGCAACCCGGTACTTGCCAACACTGCGGTTTTATTGTCCGGCGCAATGAACATACCTGTCCGCACTGCAAAAAGCCGCTGTAA